One part of the Candidatus Kouleothrix ribensis genome encodes these proteins:
- a CDS encoding DUF5615 family PIN-like protein, translated as MSQLFVELYLDEDVDVLVANLIRARGFAVLTTRDAGQLGRDDAAQLGYAVSYQKAFVTHNRADFEALAQRYFATGQAHAGIIIAVRHDPYELVRRLLVILNQVTADEMHNQLRYI; from the coding sequence GTGAGCCAGCTCTTCGTTGAACTCTATCTCGACGAAGATGTCGATGTGCTCGTGGCCAATCTCATCCGCGCGCGTGGTTTTGCGGTGCTCACGACACGCGATGCTGGTCAACTTGGGCGCGATGATGCGGCTCAATTGGGCTATGCGGTCAGCTACCAGAAAGCGTTTGTCACGCATAATCGTGCGGATTTTGAGGCGCTTGCACAACGCTACTTCGCCACAGGACAAGCCCACGCTGGCATCATCATCGCGGTGCGCCATGATCCGTATGAACTCGTGCGCCGTCTGCTGGTGATCCTCAACCAGGTGACAGCGGACGAGATGCACAACCAACTCCGCTATATCTAG